A region from the Thermoplasmatales archaeon genome encodes:
- the rpoD_1 gene encoding DNA-directed RNA polymerase subunit D — protein sequence MPLKIIELKDNFARFSITDITPSIANSLRRTLINDIPKLAIDKVTFHHGQIRDVDGNVYDSSLPLFDEIVAHRLSLVPLVSDLTMNFRDECSCGGKGCSLCTMTYSINKNGPATVISGDIQPIGNPDLKPADPDIPIVKLGKSQAMIVSAEAILGRAKDHAKWQATSGVSYKYHREFNIKKADFERWEEFKIACPESVLKENDENITFTDDFPCRKLSDLFEQNTVRIVEDDTRFIFKFETDGSLKAIDVLNYALKRIPQRLNVLLDSMAAAD from the coding sequence ATGCCGCTTAAAATTATTGAGTTAAAAGACAACTTTGCAAGATTCTCTATCACGGATATTACGCCCTCAATAGCTAATTCTCTCAGGCGAACACTGATAAATGACATACCGAAACTTGCGATAGATAAGGTTACATTTCACCATGGGCAGATCAGGGACGTGGATGGAAACGTTTACGATTCCTCGCTCCCACTTTTTGACGAGATCGTCGCTCACAGGCTTTCACTCGTGCCGCTAGTTTCTGACCTCACAATGAATTTCAGGGATGAATGTTCCTGTGGAGGCAAGGGATGCTCTCTTTGCACCATGACATACTCCATAAACAAGAACGGACCGGCCACAGTTATATCAGGCGACATTCAGCCCATAGGAAATCCCGACCTCAAACCCGCAGATCCGGATATACCAATAGTCAAGCTCGGAAAGAGCCAGGCCATGATCGTAAGTGCGGAAGCAATACTGGGGAGGGCAAAGGATCATGCCAAATGGCAGGCCACATCAGGTGTCTCTTACAAGTACCACCGGGAATTCAACATTAAAAAGGCAGATTTTGAGAGGTGGGAAGAATTCAAGATAGCCTGCCCGGAGTCGGTTCTTAAGGAAAATGACGAGAATATAACGTTCACAGATGATTTTCCCTGCAGAAAACTTTCTGACCTTTTTGAGCAGAATACAGTTAGAATAGTCGAGGACGACACCAGGTTCATCTTCAAGTTTGAAACAGACGGATCGCTGAAGGCCATAGACGTACTGAATTATGCCCTTAAGAGAATCCCACAGAGACTGAACGTTCTGCTTGACAGCATGGCTGCTGCTGATTAG
- the suhB gene encoding Inositol-1-monophosphatase gives MDTIFELFVSVGIEIMEKIEETESPPSWMQITGMGADGTPTRYIDKLSEDIFLKAVDENDLPYNIVSEEAGFIDRHYEKNLVVDPLDGTFNAQAGIPFYSISIAITGSTITDSEKGFVMNLSNGEYFYSDKGKGAYKLSRKIRTSGESRGHFSFSSGYASDPLGKKLLKHATKIRTLGCASLELATLASGGIDLVAYIGKNNLLRNIDVAAGIAIVREAGGIVTEKDGSPFDMDMNVSTRKNMLAFSNEELLKVTF, from the coding sequence ATGGACACCATTTTCGAGTTATTCGTAAGCGTGGGAATCGAGATCATGGAGAAGATAGAGGAAACCGAATCTCCACCTTCATGGATGCAGATCACCGGAATGGGTGCCGACGGAACTCCAACAAGATATATAGACAAGCTGAGTGAGGATATATTCCTGAAGGCAGTTGACGAAAACGATCTCCCATATAATATAGTCAGCGAAGAGGCGGGTTTTATAGACAGGCATTACGAAAAAAACCTGGTTGTGGATCCGCTTGACGGAACCTTCAATGCTCAGGCTGGCATTCCATTTTATTCCATCTCAATTGCAATCACAGGTAGCACTATTACGGATAGCGAGAAGGGTTTTGTTATGAACTTGTCAAACGGTGAATATTTTTACTCAGATAAGGGAAAAGGAGCATACAAATTGAGCAGGAAAATCAGGACCTCAGGTGAGTCCAGGGGACATTTCTCATTCAGTTCCGGCTACGCATCAGATCCACTCGGTAAAAAACTGCTTAAGCACGCAACAAAAATCAGGACACTTGGCTGCGCATCACTTGAGCTTGCAACTCTGGCATCTGGCGGGATTGACCTGGTAGCTTATATCGGCAAGAACAATCTGCTGAGAAATATCGACGTCGCGGCCGGGATCGCAATAGTGAGGGAAGCGGGCGGCATTGTCACGGAAAAAGATGGAAGTCCGTTTGACATGGACATGAATGTAAGTACCAGGAAGAATATGCTGGCATTTTCCAACGAGGAACTGCTGAAGGTGACTTTTTGA